The following are from one region of the Leptospiraceae bacterium genome:
- a CDS encoding cytochrome c3 family protein produces MNIQAIKITLPLITVAAVAYLLFSPSRYVGYAPDQPLPFNHKIHAGDNKIDCRYCHTTVETSAHASVPPTATCMNCHSNNVAAKTADVKWLIKQFEGEKTTGNTIEGKGKPIQWIKVHDQPDFVYFNHSRHISRGVDCSKCHGNVAEMVKVKQVESLNMGYCVNCHRENNAPNDCSTCHR; encoded by the coding sequence ATGAATATACAAGCTATTAAGATCACACTGCCACTTATCACGGTTGCTGCGGTTGCTTACTTGCTGTTTTCCCCATCTCGTTATGTGGGATACGCACCTGACCAACCACTCCCTTTTAACCACAAAATCCACGCTGGCGATAATAAGATTGATTGTCGTTATTGTCACACTACCGTGGAAACCTCCGCTCATGCTAGCGTGCCTCCCACAGCTACTTGTATGAACTGTCACTCGAACAACGTGGCAGCGAAGACAGCAGATGTCAAATGGCTCATTAAGCAATTTGAAGGAGAGAAAACGACGGGCAATACCATTGAAGGAAAAGGAAAGCCTATTCAATGGATTAAAGTCCATGACCAACCCGATTTCGTGTATTTCAACCATTCCCGCCATATTTCACGCGGAGTAGATTGTTCTAAATGCCATGGCAACGTTGCCGAAATGGTCAAAGTAAAACAAGTTGAATCACTTAATATGGGATATTGTGTGAATTGTCATCGCGAGAACAACGCTCCGAATGACTGCTCCACTTGCCACCGATAA